A genomic segment from Thermotoga neapolitana DSM 4359 encodes:
- a CDS encoding phosphoribosylanthranilate isomerase encodes MVRVKICGITNLEDALFSVESGADAVGFVFYSKSKRYVSPEKAREISLNLPPFVFRVGVFVNESLESVLDIAFHAGLNAVQLHGDESVEFCERLNEKIMVIKAVGISEEQDVRRALEYRKFPVLLDTKVSGYGGSGKVFNWSVVLPYRDQFRYLILSGGLNPRNVERAIEMVRPFAVDVSSGVEISPGKKDHNLVREFIKKAKGL; translated from the coding sequence ATGGTCAGAGTGAAAATCTGTGGGATCACGAATCTGGAGGATGCCTTGTTTTCTGTGGAAAGCGGTGCCGATGCAGTAGGATTCGTGTTCTATTCAAAGAGCAAGCGTTATGTTTCTCCCGAAAAGGCTCGTGAAATTTCTCTCAATCTACCTCCCTTCGTGTTCCGGGTGGGGGTCTTTGTGAACGAATCCCTTGAAAGTGTTCTGGACATTGCTTTTCATGCAGGGTTGAACGCTGTCCAGCTCCACGGTGATGAAAGCGTTGAGTTCTGTGAAAGACTCAACGAAAAGATCATGGTGATAAAGGCCGTGGGAATCTCGGAAGAGCAGGATGTCAGGCGAGCACTTGAGTACAGGAAATTTCCCGTTCTTCTTGACACCAAAGTTTCAGGCTACGGGGGTAGCGGGAAGGTTTTCAACTGGTCAGTTGTTTTGCCTTACAGAGACCAGTTTCGCTATCTCATACTTTCCGGAGGATTGAACCCCAGGAACGTGGAGAGGGCAATCGAGATGGTGAGACCGTTCGCTGTCGATGTATCTTCCGGCGTGGAAATTTCCCCGGGGAAGAAGGATCACAATCTGGTCAGAGAATTCATAAAAAAGGCAAAGGGGCTGTGA
- the trpB gene encoding tryptophan synthase subunit beta has translation MKGYFGPYGGQYVPEILMPALEELEEAYESITKDESFWEEFNRLLMDYAGRPTPLYFAERLSKKYGAKIYLKREDLLHTGAHKINNALGQVLLAKRMGKTRIIAETGAGQHGVATATAAALFGMECVIYMGEEDTIRQKPNVERMKLLGAKVVPVKSGSRTLKDAINEALRDWITNLQTTYYVIGSVVGPHPYPIIVRNFQKVIGEETKRQILEKEGKLPDYILACVGGGSNAAGIFYPFIDSGVKLIGIEAGGEGLNTGKHAASLLKGKVGYLHGSKTLVLQDEWGQVQITHSVSAGLDYSGVGPEHAYWKETGKVFYDAVTDEEALDAFLELSRLEGIIPALESSHALAYLRKIDIRGKTVIVNLSGRGDKDLESVLNHPYIRERIG, from the coding sequence ATGAAAGGTTACTTCGGTCCTTACGGTGGTCAGTACGTTCCGGAGATACTCATGCCAGCTCTTGAGGAACTCGAGGAAGCGTATGAAAGCATCACAAAGGATGAGTCTTTCTGGGAGGAGTTCAATCGACTTTTGATGGACTACGCGGGCCGTCCCACCCCACTTTACTTTGCAGAGAGGTTGAGCAAGAAATACGGTGCGAAGATCTACCTGAAACGGGAGGATCTTCTCCACACCGGTGCCCACAAGATAAACAACGCACTCGGTCAGGTACTTCTTGCAAAAAGGATGGGGAAAACAAGGATAATAGCGGAAACTGGTGCGGGCCAGCACGGAGTGGCAACGGCCACCGCTGCTGCGCTCTTTGGCATGGAGTGTGTCATATACATGGGAGAGGAAGACACGATCAGACAAAAACCTAACGTTGAAAGAATGAAACTCCTCGGTGCGAAGGTGGTTCCCGTAAAAAGCGGTAGCAGAACCCTGAAAGATGCCATAAACGAAGCCCTCAGAGACTGGATAACGAACCTTCAGACCACGTACTACGTCATCGGATCCGTGGTGGGACCACATCCCTACCCGATCATAGTGAGAAATTTTCAAAAGGTGATAGGTGAAGAGACAAAAAGGCAGATCCTTGAAAAAGAGGGGAAACTTCCGGATTACATCCTGGCCTGTGTAGGAGGGGGAAGCAACGCTGCCGGGATATTCTATCCCTTCATAGACAGTGGAGTGAAACTGATAGGGATAGAGGCAGGTGGTGAAGGTCTCAACACGGGAAAACACGCCGCTTCCCTTCTGAAAGGAAAGGTGGGGTACCTTCACGGAAGCAAGACCCTCGTTCTTCAGGATGAATGGGGTCAGGTTCAGATAACACACTCCGTATCGGCTGGTCTGGATTATTCCGGGGTCGGTCCCGAACATGCCTACTGGAAGGAGACCGGAAAAGTCTTCTACGACGCTGTGACCGACGAAGAAGCACTGGACGCCTTCCTTGAACTTTCCAGGCTCGAGGGGATCATTCCCGCTCTCGAGAGTTCCCATGCTCTGGCCTATCTGAGAAAGATAGACATCAGGGGCAAAACCGTCATCGTGAATCTTTCCGGGCGCGGTGATAAGGATCTTGAATCCGTTCTCAACCATCCGTACATCAGGGAGAGGATAGGATGA
- a CDS encoding MBL fold metallo-hydrolase → MNFKRYITSSPFDVNTYVFEMNGTLYVVDPGEGISQFVKDPVVVLITHGHCDHISGIPELQVKELFISPEDAHMLTDPAANLSLSFMDHPVVVELEWKDIDSGFKTLKVPGHTKGSRFIIFDGVVFTGDTVFSDTIGRIDLGGSEEDMKVTLSRIEEFFRNLPQEWIVCPGHGETTTVKDLLRRNPFLRRNVT, encoded by the coding sequence ATGAACTTCAAAAGGTACATCACGTCATCTCCTTTCGATGTAAACACCTACGTTTTCGAGATGAACGGAACACTCTACGTAGTGGATCCGGGAGAGGGTATTTCACAGTTTGTGAAAGACCCCGTCGTTGTTCTCATCACCCACGGCCACTGTGATCACATATCGGGAATACCGGAACTTCAGGTGAAGGAACTCTTCATCTCACCGGAGGATGCCCACATGTTGACGGATCCTGCGGCGAACCTTTCTCTGAGTTTCATGGATCATCCCGTGGTAGTGGAACTCGAGTGGAAAGACATAGATTCTGGTTTCAAGACTTTAAAAGTACCGGGACACACGAAGGGATCTCGCTTCATCATATTCGATGGTGTGGTGTTCACAGGTGACACCGTCTTCTCGGATACGATAGGACGGATAGACCTCGGTGGGTCCGAAGAGGACATGAAGGTCACCCTGAGCCGGATAGAAGAGTTCTTCAGGAACCTTCCACAGGAGTGGATCGTGTGCCCGGGTCACGGTGAGACGACCACCGTGAAGGATCTTCTGAGAAGAAATCCATTTTTAAGGAGGAACGTAACGTGA
- a CDS encoding isochorismatase family protein — translation MFYFPERERKRFYLNRPALLIIDLQNYFTSSDSPAYLWGVEFVVENIRRLKEGFEKSNHPIFATVHVGASPMMKRWWGNEVERKWAVPVFSDVTTFEKNTYDAFYSTNLEKELRSLDVQQVVITGVMTHLCCETTARSAFVRGFEVIMVEDALWDKNEWYHFSSLKNLAHGVAYIAKTEEILCALESLEQDRPE, via the coding sequence ATGTTCTATTTCCCTGAGCGTGAGAGAAAAAGATTTTATCTGAACCGTCCCGCTCTTCTCATAATAGACCTTCAGAATTATTTCACCTCCTCTGACTCCCCAGCGTACCTCTGGGGAGTGGAGTTTGTGGTCGAAAACATCAGGAGGTTGAAGGAAGGCTTCGAAAAAAGCAACCACCCTATCTTTGCAACCGTACACGTGGGGGCCTCTCCCATGATGAAAAGATGGTGGGGAAACGAGGTGGAACGAAAGTGGGCCGTGCCTGTCTTCTCGGATGTGACGACTTTCGAAAAGAACACCTACGATGCGTTCTATTCTACGAATCTCGAAAAAGAACTCAGATCACTCGATGTTCAGCAAGTTGTTATAACAGGAGTGATGACGCACCTTTGTTGTGAAACAACGGCCCGAAGCGCCTTCGTGAGGGGTTTCGAAGTGATAATGGTGGAAGACGCCCTCTGGGACAAGAACGAGTGGTATCACTTCTCTTCACTCAAAAACCTCGCCCACGGTGTGGCGTACATCGCAAAAACGGAGGAGATACTGTGCGCGTTGGAATCGTTGGAGCAGGACCGGCCGGAGTAG
- the trpA gene encoding tryptophan synthase subunit alpha, with the protein MKGFIAYIPAGFPDLETTRKVLLALNDLRITGVEVGVPFSDPVADGPVIQLAHSVALRNGVTMKKILEMLREISVDYELYLMSYLNPIVNYPEGKDRLLDELRRLGVKGLIIPDLPLREVKNIEISFPIVPFVAPNTRDEDLEAINTIRAPFVYYISRYGVTGEREDLPFAEHIKKVKKKIALPLFVGFGISRHEQVRKVWEIADGVIVGSALVRIMEESKRQEIPQKVVARVKELIGEK; encoded by the coding sequence ATGAAGGGATTCATCGCATACATTCCAGCAGGATTTCCCGATCTTGAAACCACCAGGAAAGTCCTGCTCGCTCTCAACGATCTCAGAATAACTGGGGTGGAAGTGGGTGTTCCCTTCTCCGATCCGGTTGCCGATGGGCCGGTCATTCAACTGGCCCACAGTGTAGCCCTCAGGAACGGTGTTACCATGAAGAAGATCCTGGAAATGCTCCGGGAGATCTCCGTTGATTACGAACTCTATCTGATGAGTTACCTCAACCCGATAGTGAACTATCCTGAGGGAAAAGATAGGCTCCTTGACGAGTTGAGAAGGCTCGGTGTGAAGGGGCTTATCATTCCTGATCTTCCCTTAAGAGAAGTGAAAAACATCGAGATATCTTTTCCCATCGTTCCTTTTGTGGCACCGAACACCAGAGATGAAGACCTCGAAGCGATAAACACGATTCGCGCACCCTTCGTTTACTACATCTCCAGATACGGTGTCACAGGAGAAAGGGAAGACCTTCCCTTTGCGGAACACATAAAGAAGGTGAAGAAGAAAATAGCACTTCCGCTTTTTGTAGGATTTGGAATATCAAGACACGAGCAGGTGAGAAAGGTGTGGGAGATAGCCGACGGAGTAATCGTCGGAAGCGCCCTTGTGAGGATCATGGAAGAAAGCAAAAGGCAAGAGATACCACAAAAAGTAGTTGCCAGAGTGAAAGAACTCATTGGAGAAAAATGA
- a CDS encoding radical SAM protein: protein MRIIRRIGKEEVAYVYLGETSKGNLVEFVESIQPPVPREKKWVLIVSTLVGCPVGCFMCDAGGFYRGKLSSEEILEQIDFLVESRYPDRKVPVEKFKIQFARMGEPALNDAVLDVLEDLPKRYNAFGLLPSISTVAPHGTDSFFEELLKIKEKHYRGRFQLQFSIHSTNERERDRIMPVKKWSLREISEYGKTFVKQGDRKITLNFAAAQNYSLDPDVIVDLFDPKKFLVKITPVNPTYRSRENDLKSDVDVEKGVLIKHQKFVSKLREAGFEVILSIGELEENKIGSNCGQYVQRHLMSQKKLEEGYQYV from the coding sequence GTGAGAATCATCAGAAGGATAGGAAAGGAAGAAGTTGCCTACGTCTATCTTGGAGAGACTTCAAAGGGAAACCTCGTGGAATTTGTGGAATCCATCCAGCCTCCCGTTCCGCGCGAGAAAAAGTGGGTACTCATCGTCTCCACTCTGGTCGGATGTCCCGTTGGATGTTTCATGTGCGATGCAGGTGGATTCTACAGAGGAAAACTCTCCTCAGAGGAGATCCTCGAACAGATAGACTTTCTTGTGGAGAGCAGATATCCGGACAGAAAAGTCCCGGTGGAGAAGTTCAAGATACAGTTTGCCAGAATGGGAGAACCCGCTCTGAACGATGCCGTACTCGATGTACTGGAAGATCTTCCAAAAAGATACAACGCCTTCGGTCTTCTGCCGTCGATCTCTACAGTAGCACCCCACGGAACGGACAGTTTCTTCGAAGAACTTTTGAAGATAAAAGAGAAACACTACAGAGGAAGGTTTCAGCTTCAGTTCTCCATTCACTCGACGAACGAAAGAGAAAGAGACCGTATCATGCCTGTGAAGAAATGGTCTCTCAGAGAAATATCAGAATACGGCAAAACGTTTGTGAAGCAGGGAGACAGAAAGATCACACTGAACTTTGCCGCAGCCCAAAACTATTCACTGGATCCCGATGTTATCGTCGACCTTTTCGATCCTAAAAAGTTCCTCGTGAAGATCACCCCGGTGAACCCCACCTACCGTTCAAGAGAAAACGACCTCAAGTCTGACGTCGACGTTGAAAAAGGCGTCCTCATAAAGCACCAAAAGTTTGTGAGCAAACTTAGAGAAGCAGGATTTGAAGTGATATTGAGCATCGGTGAACTGGAGGAAAACAAAATAGGTAGCAACTGCGGTCAGTACGTTCAAAGACATCTGATGAGCCAGAAGAAGTTAGAAGAAGGGTATCAGTACGTTTAA
- a CDS encoding NAD(P)/FAD-dependent oxidoreductase, translating to MRVGIVGAGPAGVAAAVFLRRYDVEVVVFEKNRVGGLLRNAYLVENFPIFPPAPGEKVCEILESRLMESGAIFLKEEVIKVSNRRVITKKGSFLFDYVVVASGTVPKRISDFEVSDKVVYEFSELPEFEKLAIYGAGDAAFDGALKALEGGKEVHLFNRGSRIRALPLLVKRARNFRRFSYHENCPVFGVKAEGDRLKLITEKGEFIFDALLICIGRVPNVSFVEKDDRTFIVGDAKGSFRQASIAMGNAVETAMEILKREGRI from the coding sequence GTGCGCGTTGGAATCGTTGGAGCAGGACCGGCCGGAGTAGCCGCTGCCGTCTTTTTGAGAAGATACGACGTTGAAGTCGTCGTCTTTGAAAAGAACAGAGTGGGAGGACTGCTGAGAAACGCTTACCTCGTCGAGAACTTCCCGATATTTCCCCCGGCCCCGGGAGAAAAGGTCTGTGAGATCTTAGAGAGCAGACTGATGGAGTCCGGAGCAATTTTTCTGAAAGAGGAAGTGATAAAGGTCTCGAATCGAAGGGTCATCACGAAAAAGGGATCTTTTCTGTTCGATTACGTTGTTGTGGCAAGCGGAACCGTTCCGAAAAGGATCTCGGACTTTGAAGTGTCCGATAAGGTGGTATACGAGTTTTCAGAGCTTCCTGAATTCGAAAAACTCGCCATATACGGTGCAGGAGACGCTGCCTTCGATGGTGCACTGAAGGCTCTGGAAGGAGGAAAGGAGGTTCATCTGTTCAACCGGGGGTCCAGAATCAGGGCACTTCCTCTTCTGGTGAAAAGGGCAAGGAATTTCAGAAGATTTTCATATCATGAGAATTGCCCTGTTTTTGGAGTGAAGGCTGAAGGAGATCGATTAAAATTGATCACAGAGAAAGGGGAATTTATATTCGATGCCCTTCTCATCTGCATAGGGCGTGTTCCAAACGTCTCCTTTGTCGAAAAGGATGATAGAACCTTCATCGTTGGAGACGCAAAGGGAAGTTTCAGACAGGCGTCAATTGCCATGGGAAACGCCGTAGAAACGGCGATGGAAATCCTGAAAAGAGAGGGAAGAATATGA